A genomic segment from Micropterus dolomieu isolate WLL.071019.BEF.003 ecotype Adirondacks linkage group LG03, ASM2129224v1, whole genome shotgun sequence encodes:
- the LOC123967645 gene encoding poly(U)-binding-splicing factor PUF60-like — protein MEQSIRSVLVKQTLAQQQQINSLQMASLSMGLGDALTPLQSVAAQRQRALAIMCRVYVGSIYYELGEDTIRQAFAPFGPIKSIDMSWDSVTMKHKPPGAIRGSVSS, from the exons ATGGAGCAGAGCATCAGGAGTGTTCTGGTCAAACAGACTCtggctcagcagcagcagatcaaCAGCCTGCAG ATGGCGTCCCTGTCGATGGGTCTGGGCGACGCTCTGACGCCTCTCCAGTCA GTAGCAGCTCAGCGTCAGAGAGCTCTGGCCATCATGTGTCGGGTTTACGTCGGTTCTATCTACTACGAGCTGGGAGAGGACACCATCAGACAGGCCTTCGCTCCGTTTGGACCAATCAAAAGCATCGACATGTCCTGGGACTCTGTCACCATGAAACACAAG ccgccaggggcaattcggggttcagtatcttcctaa